GGAAGCCGTAGACTTAGGGTAATGCGGGTAGCCCTCTTCATCACCTGCCTGGCGGACCAGTTCTACGCGGAGGCTGGGGTGGCGGCCGTCCGCCTCCTCAGGGCCCTGGGGGTGGAGGTGGACTTCCCCCGGGGGCAGACCTGCTGCGGCCAGCCCGCCTTCAACGCCGGGCACTGGGGGGAGGCCCGCCCCCTGGCGGGGCGCACCCTCCAGATCTTCCAGGAGGCGGAGCACGTGGTCCTCCCCTCGGGAAGCTGCGCCAGCATGGTGAAAAACCACTATCCCGAACTCTTTCCAGGCAGCAAGGAGGTCCTCTCCCTGGCGGAGAGGACCTACGAGCTTTCCCAGTTTCTGGTGCGGGTCCTGGGGGTGGAGAGGCTGGGGGAGGGCCTGAAGGGGAAAAGGGTGGCCTACCACCACGGCTGCCACGCCCTCCGGGAGCTTGGGGTAAGGGAGGAGCCCCTCCTCCTCCTGAGGAACGCCGGGGCCGAGCTCCTCCCCTGGGAGGCGGCGGAGGAGTGCTGCGGCTTCGGGGGCCTCTTCAGCGTGAAGCTCCCCGAGGTCTCCCTGGCCATGGCCGACCGGAAGCTCGCCACCCTCCCCGAGGCCGAGGTCCTCACCTCCACGGACGCGGGCTGCCTCCTCCACCTCTCGGGAAGGATGGCAAGGAAAGGGGTAAACCTGAGGGTGGCCCCCCTGGCCACCCTCCTCTGGGAGGCGTATGCAGGCCAAGGCTAGGCTCTATCCCAAAGAAGCGGCGAGGCTCCTAAAGGAAAAGCCCGGGGTGCGGGAGGCGGTCACCGGGGCCACCCTGCACTTTGAGAGGAACCGCCTCAGGGCCTACGGGGAGGTGCCAATCGGGGAGTGGCGGGAGCGGGCCAAGGCGGTGAAGGACCACGTCCTCTCCCACCTGGACCGGTACCTGGAGGAGGCGGAAAGGCGCCTATGGGAAAACGGGG
The genomic region above belongs to Thermus sediminis and contains:
- a CDS encoding (Fe-S)-binding protein, which produces MRVALFITCLADQFYAEAGVAAVRLLRALGVEVDFPRGQTCCGQPAFNAGHWGEARPLAGRTLQIFQEAEHVVLPSGSCASMVKNHYPELFPGSKEVLSLAERTYELSQFLVRVLGVERLGEGLKGKRVAYHHGCHALRELGVREEPLLLLRNAGAELLPWEAAEECCGFGGLFSVKLPEVSLAMADRKLATLPEAEVLTSTDAGCLLHLSGRMARKGVNLRVAPLATLLWEAYAGQG